A region of the Chelatococcus sp. YT9 genome:
GATCACTGCCAGAACAGCGAACAGCCACGGTCTTTTACTCCAGGTCATGACATCGACTCCGTATTACGCAGCGGCTCAAAGGTACGGTGTAAGACGAGCAAATGTCATCCCACTTCAACGACCGGTCCAGAGTTTCCATACTGCCCCACAAGGTAGCAGGCCGCCAAATTCTCACCTGGGCCATGCGCCGAGCCGCGACGAAGCCATCGGAAGGCTACGATAAGCGGCGTCACAGGTGAGAAGCTTTTCGGCTGATCCCGAGGAGGACTGGCAGCTTTCGCCCACCCCATGCGGGCTTCCCGGACATAGCGAGGCTCGACATGGCTGCACGTCAGAATGCCGGCTGGATTTTTTTTCCCAAGTCGCCAAGCCTCCAGGGATTGGGCGCGATACTCCAATGCAGGCTGTCGCCCCGAACGCCTGGCGCGCGAAGTCCGGATGGAAGCAGAATAGTGAACCGTAGGTATGACCGGTTGGATTCCTCTCGGCGCCGGCGCAAGGTGCGCCGTTGCGAGGGCTTTCGAATCGTTCATGGTCTCAGTCTTAGAGCGCCCGTGAGGGTTAGACTAACGGACGAGCAACAAACCACTTTGACACATGTCAACGCGGGTCAACAGCTGTTGACTGATTGTCGGCGATGGAGCTAGCCTCGCTGCAGAGGTTTGTTTCTAACGTCGACTTGCGGGTAGCACCGCTGGAGCAATGAAAAAGCCCGAGATCAACCACTTGCGGTTTGTTCTGCAATAAAGAGTATAAGGTGCGGCCAAGATATCGCCGATTATCTGAACTAGGATAAAGACTTTCTCGCAACAGGCTATAGTCCCCTTACAAAGTCGAGCTTCTCATGGGAACTGCAGCAGTCTGCCTACCGCCGCCCGCTTCGACGCGCTCCCGCATTCTCAATGCGGCAATCAAGCGTTTCGCGCGGTTCTCCTATGAGGAGACTGGCCTACGCGACATCGCCGACGACGTCGGCGTCGATGTCGCCTACGTGCATCGCAGCTTCGGCTCCAAGGAAAGACTGTTCGCGGAAGCTGTGCGCGCTACGGCACAGGCCGAGCGCATATCCGCCCTGGGTGAAGCAAACTTCCCGAGTGAGCTCGCGCGGGAGTTCCTGGCGGAGGATCCCGAAACAGAGCACGGTGTCCGGCCGCTCGATATTTCCGTGCGTTCCCTCTCAAGTGCCTCGGCTGCGTCGGTTCTGCGCGAGTTCATTCTCAACGACGTGATCGTCCCGCTGAATGAAAAAATTCAACCGCCCGATCTCAGACGCGCGGCATTGGTTGCGGCGCTGCTGGCTGGCCTCGGAATCCTGAAGGACGTGCTGAAGATAGACCCACTCGTCAACGATGATGAGGGTGAACTCGAACCACTCATCCGCGATGCAATTGCCGCTATTATCAAGCATCCGACCGGGAGCTGAAGCCACCAATTTTGCAGAATGTGCGAGCCGACATGCATGATTGCGCATTCACTGCCACGGCCGGGTGAGAGGCTGCCTCTATGGTGTCAGGTTGTGTCTTCTCGCGTCGAGTCCTCAAGTTCATGTTTCCGGCTGCGAGGTTGTGCAATTTGGCCCGCGCGCGACCCGCTCTTGGCGTTCCTGCCGCTCGGTGGCTCGCACAGGCGGTGCCCGCTATGCGCCACCGGAACATAGGTTACTGGATACGAGGCGGACTGCTGGGAACGCTGTTCATCCTGCTTGCTGCCTGCGCCACCAGGCCGGGGCCGGATGCGCTCAATACGGTCAGCTCAGCCCCAGGCGCAAAGCTCGTCAAGGTCTATGTCGCGACAACCCGCGACCGGACGAGCACCGATAGCAACGCCTTTACTGCTGACCGCGCACTGCAACTGAACTATGCGGAATTCACCATCGCTATCCCGCCGGGGCATAAGCCAGGCGTCATCGAATGGTCGGCGGGAACAAACGATCCAGCGCGCAATTTCGTAGTCGTTGGGCAGGAAATCCTTGACGCCGGGCAATTCTACAACCGAGTCGCGCGCCAACGCGGAACAAGACGGCCGGAGCGGATTGGTGTTTTCGTGCATGGCTTCAACACCAACTTTCAGGAAGCGGTGTTTCGCTTGGCGCAGATGGCGGCCGACGCCGACATCGACGGATTGCCGATTCTCTTTGCCTGGCCGTCTGAGGCAACGGTCACCGGCTACATCGCCGACAGGGACGCCGCGACCTATTCGCGCGACGGGCTCGTGCAGCTTCTGACAACGCTCACACGCGCATATCCGAGGGACGAAATCACGCTCGTTGGACACAGCATGGGCGGGTGGCTGACCGTGGAGGCGTTGCGGCAGCTCAAGCTGACAGGCCGCGTCGACGTCCTTAACCGTCTCGACGTGGTCCTCGCGGCCCCGGATATCGACATTGATGTTTTTCGAAGCCAGATGATGGTCATTGGGCCGCTGCGCCAACCGATCACGGTGCTTGTGGCCTCGGATGACCGCGCCCTCTCCCTGTCGGGGAAGCTCGCGGGCGATCGCCCGAGGCTCGGCGCGCTCGATATCAATGATCCCCGCATCCAGGAAGCCGCCTTGAAGGCCAATTTGCAATTTGTGGATATTTCCAAATTGACGGCGTCGGATAGTTTGAACCACGACCGCTATGTCAATCTCGCGCAGCTCTACCCCAGCCTCGCTGCGACGGCCGGCAACGGTGCGGGCAATGGGTTGAGGCGTGCGGGTGCTTTCATCTTCAACGCAGTCGGAGCCACCCTCTCCAGTCCCTTCG
Encoded here:
- a CDS encoding alpha/beta fold hydrolase; the encoded protein is MRHRNIGYWIRGGLLGTLFILLAACATRPGPDALNTVSSAPGAKLVKVYVATTRDRTSTDSNAFTADRALQLNYAEFTIAIPPGHKPGVIEWSAGTNDPARNFVVVGQEILDAGQFYNRVARQRGTRRPERIGVFVHGFNTNFQEAVFRLAQMAADADIDGLPILFAWPSEATVTGYIADRDAATYSRDGLVQLLTTLTRAYPRDEITLVGHSMGGWLTVEALRQLKLTGRVDVLNRLDVVLAAPDIDIDVFRSQMMVIGPLRQPITVLVASDDRALSLSGKLAGDRPRLGALDINDPRIQEAALKANLQFVDISKLTASDSLNHDRYVNLAQLYPSLAATAGNGAGNGLRRAGAFIFNAVGATLSSPFDLAGRALAPN
- a CDS encoding TetR/AcrR family transcriptional regulator; the protein is MGTAAVCLPPPASTRSRILNAAIKRFARFSYEETGLRDIADDVGVDVAYVHRSFGSKERLFAEAVRATAQAERISALGEANFPSELAREFLAEDPETEHGVRPLDISVRSLSSASAASVLREFILNDVIVPLNEKIQPPDLRRAALVAALLAGLGILKDVLKIDPLVNDDEGELEPLIRDAIAAIIKHPTGS